A single Carnobacterium inhibens subsp. inhibens DSM 13024 DNA region contains:
- the flhA gene encoding flagellar biosynthesis protein FlhA, whose product MSTAFWRKLEKLTGSLDVIVAFFVMAILAMIIIPLPSGLLDLMLVINIALSITILLLTLFTKNVLEFSTFPTILLITTMFRLALNISSTRLILTEGEAGAVIDTFANFVAGSNFVVGAVIFIIIVIIQMMVVTNGSSRVSEVSARFTLDAMPGKQMAIDADLNSGLINEEQAKKRRSDLERETQFFGAMDGASKFVKGDAMAGIIITVINLIGGVAIHSLQNGMPIMEALMTFGKLTIGDGLVSQIPSLLISVASGILVTRSGSLKGFGSSMGEELFGSSKVMMMLSVILLLFAIMPGFPTIPFLLLGVLSGAAGYLLMENEKSQKTNQKAKEMRSMAAQRTKSEKTVDESVASFQVDSISIEIGYGLIPIADENQDNNLMSHITTIRKQSAHELGILLSPIRIRDNLQLKANDYVIKIKGNVIARGELYLDKYMIVDPGETEFDFDGIPTKEPAFGLDAMWVNESDREAADLRGYTVVDPITVLVTHLKETIYKSSYELLGRQEVKQLLEGIKDKYGVVIDELIPDILRLGEVQKVLQNLLKENIPINDLVTILETLADYGNTTKDSEMLTEYVRQALKRTVVKPYLNEQDVLQVVTILPDTEELITRSIQKSSAGSIPILQPDTVTKIFDSITAIHNQLSARGIPHVLLASPKVRPALKNLLTYNFPDLAVVSLNEVPNDVPIETVGMIEG is encoded by the coding sequence ATGTCTACTGCTTTTTGGAGGAAATTAGAAAAACTAACCGGTTCTTTAGATGTTATCGTAGCTTTTTTTGTAATGGCTATTCTAGCGATGATCATTATACCTTTACCATCTGGATTACTCGATTTGATGTTAGTGATCAACATAGCGTTGTCGATCACCATATTATTACTGACTCTGTTCACAAAAAATGTATTGGAGTTCTCAACTTTTCCTACGATTTTATTGATCACGACGATGTTTCGTTTAGCATTGAACATCTCTTCTACACGATTGATCTTAACTGAAGGAGAAGCTGGAGCAGTGATTGATACATTTGCTAATTTCGTAGCAGGAAGCAATTTCGTTGTTGGAGCAGTTATTTTCATCATTATCGTGATCATTCAAATGATGGTTGTAACGAATGGTTCCAGCAGGGTTTCCGAAGTTTCGGCCCGCTTTACGTTAGACGCTATGCCCGGTAAACAAATGGCAATCGATGCGGATTTGAACTCTGGATTAATCAATGAAGAACAAGCTAAAAAAAGACGTTCAGATCTTGAAAGAGAAACTCAATTTTTTGGTGCGATGGATGGAGCGAGTAAATTCGTAAAAGGGGATGCCATGGCCGGTATCATTATCACCGTGATCAACTTGATCGGCGGAGTAGCTATTCATTCACTGCAAAACGGCATGCCTATTATGGAAGCGTTGATGACTTTTGGGAAGTTAACGATTGGGGATGGACTGGTCAGTCAAATCCCTTCCTTATTGATCTCGGTAGCGTCTGGGATATTAGTGACGCGTTCTGGAAGCCTTAAAGGCTTTGGGAGCTCGATGGGTGAAGAATTATTCGGTTCGTCAAAAGTAATGATGATGCTGTCAGTGATTTTACTTTTATTTGCTATCATGCCTGGCTTCCCAACGATTCCATTTTTATTATTGGGTGTTTTGAGTGGAGCAGCTGGTTATTTATTGATGGAAAACGAAAAATCTCAGAAAACCAATCAAAAAGCTAAAGAAATGCGGTCAATGGCTGCACAACGAACCAAAAGTGAAAAGACTGTTGATGAATCTGTCGCATCGTTTCAAGTGGATTCTATATCCATTGAGATCGGTTACGGATTAATTCCTATTGCGGATGAAAACCAAGACAATAATTTAATGAGCCATATCACAACCATACGGAAACAAAGTGCTCATGAATTAGGTATTCTATTGAGTCCGATTCGTATCCGAGATAACTTGCAATTGAAAGCCAATGATTATGTGATAAAAATCAAAGGCAATGTCATTGCTCGTGGAGAATTGTATTTAGATAAGTATATGATCGTTGATCCTGGTGAAACAGAGTTTGACTTTGATGGGATTCCTACAAAAGAACCGGCTTTTGGACTGGACGCTATGTGGGTGAATGAAAGCGATCGTGAAGCAGCTGATTTAAGAGGCTATACAGTAGTCGATCCGATAACCGTTTTAGTGACTCATTTGAAAGAGACCATCTACAAATCAAGTTATGAATTATTAGGCAGACAAGAAGTGAAACAATTGCTGGAAGGCATCAAAGATAAATACGGTGTAGTGATTGATGAGCTGATCCCAGATATTCTTCGATTAGGCGAAGTCCAAAAAGTCTTGCAAAATTTATTGAAAGAAAATATTCCAATCAATGACTTGGTAACTATTTTAGAAACATTGGCTGATTATGGAAATACGACAAAAGATAGTGAAATGCTGACAGAATATGTTCGTCAGGCTCTGAAACGAACGGTTGTTAAACCTTACTTAAATGAACAAGATGTTTTACAAGTTGTCACGATTTTACCGGATACAGAGGAGCTGATCACAAGAAGCATCCAAAAATCTTCTGCTGGATCTATTCCAATTTTACAACCAGATACAGTAACGAAAATTTTTGATAGCATCACAGCTATTCATAATCAACTCTCAGCAAGAGGCATTCCGCATGTTTTATTAGCCTCACCAAAAGTTAGACCCGCTTTGAAAAATCTATTAACGTATAATTTTCCTGATTTAGCGGTCGTATCATTAAACGAAGTACCAAACGATGTGCCTATTGAAACAGTAGGTATGATTGAGGGATAA
- the flhB gene encoding flagellar biosynthesis protein FlhB: MAEKDGKTEKASPKKLRDTRKKGEIPKSPDLTSAVTFIVFILAATFLGNYILKYSLLYLQNYLSAGFSVNGIENDLASIGMKSIVFVLVLAGPFLAIAFVAAFVASIVQTGFLFSAEPIKFKLNKINPISGFKNMFSKKTLFTMVKNVAKLTLVFWMAYKTLETSIYLILNSGNVGTEKLFFLMSDLVMELGTQLGILLLILGLVDYIYQVYDYRKNLKMSKQELKDEYKESEGDPQIKSQRRQRYRQLTKGALKDVETATAIITNPTHLAIAIRYEKGKDDVPIIVAKGADHQAAKIRERAKAYDVPIIENKPVARAMYKTVEIGQPVPIDLYQAIAEILALVYQMEELNKNKI; the protein is encoded by the coding sequence ATGGCGGAAAAAGATGGTAAAACTGAAAAAGCCAGTCCCAAGAAATTAAGGGATACAAGGAAAAAAGGGGAAATTCCTAAAAGTCCGGATTTAACTTCCGCTGTTACATTTATCGTCTTTATCCTTGCAGCAACGTTTTTAGGGAATTACATATTGAAATATAGTTTACTTTATTTACAAAATTACTTATCAGCAGGTTTCTCAGTGAACGGAATAGAAAATGATTTGGCAAGTATTGGGATGAAGTCGATCGTATTTGTATTAGTACTGGCTGGGCCTTTTCTAGCCATTGCATTTGTGGCAGCATTTGTCGCCAGTATTGTCCAGACTGGATTTTTATTTTCAGCGGAGCCAATCAAATTTAAATTAAACAAAATAAATCCGATTAGCGGTTTTAAGAACATGTTCAGCAAGAAAACACTATTTACGATGGTCAAAAACGTTGCCAAGTTGACACTAGTCTTTTGGATGGCGTATAAGACGCTAGAAACATCGATCTATTTGATCTTAAATTCCGGAAATGTTGGAACTGAAAAATTATTTTTCTTGATGTCTGATCTTGTGATGGAACTAGGTACACAACTAGGGATATTGCTTCTTATTTTAGGATTAGTTGATTACATTTATCAAGTTTATGACTATCGCAAGAATTTGAAGATGTCCAAGCAAGAATTGAAAGATGAGTACAAGGAATCTGAAGGGGATCCTCAGATCAAGTCTCAAAGGAGACAACGCTACCGTCAGTTGACAAAAGGAGCGTTGAAAGATGTAGAAACGGCAACAGCTATTATTACAAACCCTACGCATCTAGCTATAGCCATTCGCTACGAAAAAGGCAAAGATGATGTTCCAATCATTGTGGCTAAAGGAGCAGATCACCAAGCTGCAAAAATTAGAGAACGGGCTAAAGCATACGATGTTCCGATTATTGAAAATAAACCGGTCGCTAGAGCCATGTATAAAACGGTCGAAATCGGCCAGCCAGTACCAATCGATCTTTACCAAGCCATTGCTGAAATACTAGCATTGGTCTACCAAATGGAAGAACTAAATAAAAATAAGATTTAA
- the fliR gene encoding flagellar biosynthetic protein FliR — protein sequence MTIQLQTIILIFIRITAFIVVSPGFSIKGLPSVAKIALSMGITLAAYSAVPVMEQEAATLFFALLIVKEVLVGIAIGFITKLFFSAVEIAGNLVDFQVGFSMGAVYDPSMGINVSYYGKIYYWLSMCVFYMTNLHHIVIKSLVQSFQYMPISSTNIGSFGVEGMMKLLGIIFELAFNLAAPMIIVALLTEVILGLISRSVPQINVLILGMPLKIVASFVIMLILLPTLVKNIQEILPLMVKYMNEFLQSL from the coding sequence ATGACTATACAACTGCAAACCATTATTTTAATATTTATACGTATAACCGCTTTTATCGTAGTTAGCCCGGGATTTTCCATTAAAGGATTGCCCAGTGTTGCCAAAATCGCTTTATCTATGGGAATCACACTCGCAGCTTATTCAGCAGTACCTGTAATGGAGCAAGAAGCAGCTACACTTTTTTTTGCACTGCTGATCGTGAAAGAAGTATTAGTGGGAATCGCAATTGGTTTTATCACAAAACTGTTCTTTTCTGCAGTAGAGATTGCTGGGAATCTTGTGGATTTCCAAGTTGGCTTTTCTATGGGAGCTGTTTACGATCCAAGTATGGGGATAAACGTTTCCTATTATGGGAAAATTTATTATTGGTTGTCTATGTGTGTGTTTTACATGACTAATCTGCATCACATTGTCATCAAAAGCTTGGTTCAATCCTTTCAATATATGCCGATTTCCAGTACAAATATAGGCAGTTTTGGCGTAGAAGGAATGATGAAGCTCTTGGGCATTATTTTTGAATTAGCTTTTAATTTAGCAGCACCTATGATCATTGTGGCTTTACTGACAGAAGTGATTTTAGGGTTGATTTCGCGTTCGGTTCCTCAAATCAATGTGCTGATCTTAGGGATGCCTTTGAAGATCGTGGCCAGCTTTGTGATCATGTTGATACTACTGCCGACTTTAGTCAAAAATATCCAAGAAATATTGCCGTTAATGGTAAAATACATGAACGAGTTTCTTCAATCGTTGTAA
- the fliQ gene encoding flagellar biosynthesis protein FliQ, translated as MTIVKVLDVIREAFMVMITVAGPTLIIALVVGLIISIIQATTQLQEQTLSFVPKILAVIVSLIVFGNFMLNSLVGFTQKIFEMIAEL; from the coding sequence ATGACAATAGTAAAAGTTTTAGATGTTATAAGAGAAGCCTTTATGGTTATGATCACTGTAGCTGGGCCGACCTTGATTATTGCACTAGTAGTAGGGTTGATCATCAGTATCATCCAAGCAACCACACAACTTCAAGAACAAACGTTAAGCTTTGTGCCTAAGATTTTAGCGGTAATCGTTTCGTTGATTGTTTTTGGAAATTTTATGCTGAATAGCTTAGTTGGGTTTACGCAGAAAATTTTTGAAATGATCGCGGAACTCTGA
- the fliP gene encoding flagellar type III secretion system pore protein FliP (The bacterial flagellar biogenesis protein FliP forms a type III secretion system (T3SS)-type pore required for flagellar assembly.), which translates to MELQKKKILVLALSLFFTTFVLFPQVVSATEITDGLSGLTEAIGNQSGGTSEVVQLFLLTTALSLAPTFLVLTTCFTRIIVVLSFVRSSLGTQQNPPNIVLMGIALFLSLFIMQPVYTDVMNDAITPYINEEISGQQAFESAELPIKEFMYKQTRDEDIQLFLDISKTEKPADVNDLPLTVAIPAFIISELRTAFSIGFLIFIPFLVIDIVVASILMSMGMFMLSPVMISLPFKLLLFVLVDGWYLVVESLVTGFQ; encoded by the coding sequence ATAGAGTTGCAAAAGAAAAAAATCTTAGTTTTAGCTTTATCCCTCTTTTTCACTACTTTCGTACTCTTTCCACAAGTTGTTTCAGCTACTGAAATAACAGACGGATTAAGTGGATTAACAGAAGCTATAGGGAATCAATCAGGTGGAACGTCAGAAGTTGTCCAATTGTTTCTTTTAACGACTGCGTTAAGTTTAGCACCAACATTTTTGGTGCTGACAACTTGTTTCACTAGGATTATTGTTGTCTTGTCTTTTGTTAGAAGTTCGTTAGGAACGCAACAAAATCCACCGAATATAGTATTGATGGGAATAGCGCTTTTCTTATCTCTGTTTATCATGCAACCTGTTTACACAGACGTTATGAATGATGCTATTACACCTTACATAAACGAAGAAATTTCTGGACAACAAGCTTTTGAATCAGCAGAGCTGCCGATCAAAGAATTTATGTACAAGCAAACAAGAGATGAAGACATTCAATTATTTTTAGATATTTCTAAAACGGAAAAACCGGCAGATGTGAATGACTTGCCTTTAACTGTGGCGATTCCTGCGTTTATTATCAGTGAATTAAGAACGGCATTCAGTATTGGATTTTTGATTTTTATTCCATTTTTGGTGATTGATATTGTAGTAGCGAGTATTTTAATGTCGATGGGGATGTTTATGCTATCACCTGTTATGATTTCATTGCCATTCAAACTATTATTATTTGTTTTAGTCGATGGATGGTATTTAGTTGTTGAATCGTTAGTTACAGGATTTCAGTAG
- a CDS encoding flagellar biosynthetic protein FliO, which yields MELGLSYVVKSVVALIVIILAANYGLKYLSTFMTKRNQVIKVIERTPISKSSALSIVEIADTYYLMSFTDTRNEILRELTTEEKEKITANIEETKQVVPMKAKNTYSGKKTSQTFKTLQSQYQSFYEKRK from the coding sequence TTGGAACTGGGATTAAGTTATGTAGTGAAAAGTGTCGTAGCATTAATTGTGATCATACTTGCGGCTAATTATGGACTGAAATATTTAAGTACCTTTATGACAAAAAGAAATCAAGTGATCAAGGTGATTGAAAGAACGCCAATCAGTAAAAGTTCAGCACTGAGTATCGTAGAGATTGCAGATACGTATTACTTAATGAGTTTTACCGATACTCGCAATGAGATATTAAGAGAACTAACTACAGAAGAAAAAGAAAAAATCACCGCTAATATAGAAGAAACAAAACAAGTTGTTCCAATGAAGGCTAAAAATACCTATTCTGGGAAAAAAACGAGTCAGACCTTTAAAACATTACAGTCTCAGTACCAATCTTTTTATGAAAAGAGGAAATAG
- a CDS encoding flagellar basal body-associated FliL family protein, translating into MEAEKGKATKGKKKWLWIIIILVAVVIGALVSFGFTSGKAQDIISNLAKEEVVETTVPLEEFLINLDSGTSVKKNFLKIELSLHSSREGAGELLTANVDQIRDTVISVLRKKTEATVFKEEENNLLLKQELKEAINAQLDEEIVDDIFITNIVTQ; encoded by the coding sequence ATGGAAGCTGAAAAAGGTAAAGCAACTAAGGGGAAGAAAAAATGGTTATGGATCATTATTATTCTCGTTGCAGTAGTAATAGGAGCTTTGGTTAGTTTTGGTTTTACTTCTGGCAAAGCACAAGATATTATTTCAAATTTAGCTAAAGAAGAAGTGGTGGAAACGACTGTGCCATTAGAGGAATTTTTGATCAACTTAGATTCTGGTACATCCGTTAAGAAGAACTTTCTGAAAATTGAACTTTCTTTACATAGTTCAAGAGAAGGCGCTGGGGAACTGTTAACTGCGAATGTTGATCAAATTAGAGATACGGTTATCTCAGTTTTACGTAAGAAAACAGAAGCTACTGTTTTTAAAGAAGAAGAGAACAACTTGCTTCTTAAGCAAGAATTAAAAGAGGCTATCAACGCTCAATTAGATGAAGAGATAGTAGACGATATCTTTATTACCAATATCGTTACGCAATAA
- a CDS encoding OmpA/MotB family protein — protein MARRRKKKETKNNSSSGGGWMTTFSDLMSLLLTFFILLYSMSSVSAEKFEAAAKSMQSAFGGGESMIEGSTVVDIETEKITEKSEETIDPELVKMYNEVVAFLEMKEMTSQASVEYDQDGIYVNIQESILFGSGSAIIADSGKNTLNDLGELIQQFDNAVVIEGYTDNVPMNNNNFSSNWELSTGRALSVLRYLSEERNVDPTRLAAKGYGEYHPIVPNDSESNKAKNRRVNIVLVYDRQGG, from the coding sequence ATGGCTAGAAGACGGAAGAAAAAAGAAACCAAAAACAATTCAAGTAGTGGTGGAGGATGGATGACGACTTTTTCAGACTTGATGTCGTTGTTGCTGACGTTCTTTATTTTACTGTATTCCATGTCAAGCGTCAGTGCGGAAAAATTTGAAGCTGCAGCTAAGTCTATGCAATCAGCATTTGGCGGTGGAGAATCGATGATTGAAGGAAGTACAGTAGTAGATATTGAAACAGAAAAAATAACAGAAAAAAGTGAAGAAACGATTGATCCAGAACTGGTCAAAATGTATAACGAAGTTGTCGCCTTTTTAGAAATGAAAGAGATGACTTCTCAAGCTAGCGTTGAATACGATCAAGATGGGATTTATGTAAACATTCAAGAATCAATTTTATTTGGAAGCGGAAGTGCTATTATCGCTGATTCTGGAAAGAATACGTTAAATGATCTGGGCGAATTGATTCAACAATTTGACAATGCTGTGGTGATAGAAGGCTACACGGATAATGTACCGATGAATAATAATAATTTTAGCAGCAACTGGGAATTATCCACAGGAAGAGCATTATCCGTCTTGCGGTATTTAAGTGAAGAAAGAAATGTTGATCCAACGAGATTGGCAGCTAAGGGATACGGTGAGTATCATCCAATTGTTCCAAATGATTCAGAAAGTAATAAAGCAAAAAACAGAAGAGTAAACATAGTACTTGTTTATGATCGGCAAGGAGGCTAA
- a CDS encoding motility protein A, with protein MKKNIVPIVGLVLGLGLIIWSITSSGNIASFIDTPSLVITLGGSFSAILISFPLKSIKTLPSILKTLLLNPNTDYAKLIETFAALSRKARSQGILAIEGDIEEQDNELMVSGLQMVVDGLEPETIRDIMEITTENIEKRHSVGQDIFLKWGEMAPAYGMIGTLIGLIIMLGELDDPSTIGVGMATALITTFYGSFLANLVFIPIASNLQMQTIEEVQTCEMIIEGVLSLQAGENPRVIEQKLKGYLPFENKEEAMKAAAKLQQEEQNYG; from the coding sequence ATGAAAAAAAACATTGTACCAATAGTTGGTTTAGTCTTAGGATTGGGGTTGATTATTTGGTCGATCACTTCTAGTGGCAATATTGCCAGTTTTATTGATACACCTTCGTTAGTTATCACACTTGGCGGTTCGTTCAGTGCCATACTGATCAGTTTTCCACTAAAATCGATCAAAACATTGCCGTCTATTTTGAAAACATTATTGCTTAATCCTAATACTGATTACGCTAAATTGATTGAAACTTTTGCGGCATTATCTAGAAAAGCAAGGAGCCAAGGGATCTTAGCAATCGAAGGGGATATAGAAGAACAAGACAATGAATTGATGGTAAGCGGATTGCAAATGGTTGTAGATGGTCTGGAACCAGAAACCATTAGAGACATTATGGAAATTACGACAGAGAATATTGAAAAAAGACATAGCGTTGGGCAAGATATCTTTTTAAAGTGGGGCGAAATGGCTCCGGCTTATGGGATGATTGGAACATTGATTGGATTGATCATAATGCTGGGAGAGTTAGATGACCCTAGTACCATTGGTGTGGGAATGGCTACAGCCTTAATCACTACTTTCTATGGAAGTTTCTTGGCAAACTTAGTCTTTATTCCGATTGCCAGCAACTTGCAAATGCAAACCATTGAAGAGGTACAGACCTGTGAAATGATCATTGAAGGTGTCTTATCCTTGCAAGCTGGTGAAAATCCACGTGTCATTGAACAAAAATTAAAAGGCTATCTGCCTTTTGAAAATAAAGAAGAAGCTATGAAAGCTGCAGCAAAACTTCAACAAGAGGAACAGAATTATGGCTAG
- a CDS encoding flagellar FlbD family protein yields the protein MIALTAVSGKEFYLNCELIYRVDRSFDTIITLTDGKTVRVTETEKEIVEKVIQYKRKIYNGFTEGEI from the coding sequence ATGATTGCTTTAACAGCTGTTTCAGGAAAAGAATTTTATTTAAATTGTGAATTGATTTATAGAGTAGACCGTTCTTTTGACACTATTATTACATTGACTGACGGGAAAACGGTAAGAGTCACCGAAACTGAAAAAGAAATAGTAGAAAAAGTCATTCAATATAAAAGAAAAATATACAACGGTTTTACAGAAGGAGAAATATGA
- a CDS encoding flagellar hook-basal body complex protein, producing the protein MLKSLYSGVTGMKNIQTKMDVISNNIANVNTTAFKTGRVRFEDMLSQTNASAQAGINAQQVGLGVQVGSIDTVMSGGSLQSTGRALDFGIENGDSSFFTVTDGTNTFYTRDGGFYADPEGNLVTSSGLKVQGYTQGTPAANDDTFEIDSLGTNMSPIKIPKTIPNADGTGTLELQSYSVDNDGFIVGSYSGGKSMVLGRMGLTSFSNPDGLEKSGGNLYTASANSGDPVAGNPGDTGYGSVRSGFLEMSNVDLANEFTEMIVTSRSYQANSRSITTSDTMLEELINLKR; encoded by the coding sequence ATGTTAAAATCACTATACTCAGGTGTTACCGGAATGAAAAATATTCAAACGAAAATGGACGTTATTTCAAATAATATTGCCAATGTAAATACAACGGCATTTAAAACAGGAAGAGTGCGTTTCGAAGATATGTTAAGCCAAACAAATGCCTCAGCTCAAGCAGGAATTAATGCTCAACAAGTTGGTTTAGGGGTTCAAGTTGGTTCTATTGATACTGTTATGTCAGGTGGATCATTGCAATCGACCGGAAGAGCATTAGACTTTGGGATTGAAAATGGCGACAGCTCGTTCTTTACTGTAACAGATGGCACAAACACTTTTTATACTAGAGATGGCGGTTTCTATGCAGATCCCGAAGGCAATTTAGTCACAAGCAGCGGATTGAAAGTACAAGGATACACACAAGGAACACCTGCAGCAAACGATGATACCTTTGAAATAGATAGTTTAGGAACAAACATGTCACCTATTAAAATCCCTAAAACGATTCCAAATGCAGATGGAACAGGTACGCTTGAATTACAAAGTTATAGCGTAGATAATGATGGATTTATTGTTGGATCATACAGCGGCGGAAAATCAATGGTCTTAGGACGCATGGGTCTAACGTCATTTTCTAATCCAGATGGACTAGAAAAAAGCGGTGGAAACTTATACACAGCTTCTGCGAACTCAGGCGATCCAGTAGCAGGTAATCCAGGAGATACAGGGTACGGCAGTGTTCGTTCAGGATTCTTAGAAATGTCTAACGTGGATTTAGCTAATGAATTTACTGAAATGATCGTAACCAGCAGATCTTACCAAGCCAACTCAAGAAGCATTACAACTTCAGACACGATGTTAGAAGAATTGATCAATCTGAAAAGATAA
- a CDS encoding TIGR02530 family flagellar biosynthesis protein has translation MSFRIESTTNQLVENKPNSINQKIDRSFQSFFNESLQTPSTEMKISNHAQKRMEERGIELNQSDLTSIEGAIEELNQKGSKNSVIVYKDMAFITSINNRTIITAMHTDEMETITNIDSMKKINN, from the coding sequence ATGTCTTTTCGCATTGAAAGTACAACAAACCAATTAGTAGAGAACAAACCGAATTCGATCAATCAAAAAATTGATCGTTCCTTCCAATCCTTTTTTAATGAATCATTGCAAACACCTTCTACTGAAATGAAAATTTCAAATCATGCACAGAAACGAATGGAAGAAAGAGGGATTGAACTGAATCAATCCGATTTAACCTCGATTGAAGGGGCAATAGAAGAATTGAATCAGAAAGGGTCAAAGAATTCGGTGATTGTGTATAAAGATATGGCATTTATTACAAGTATCAATAACCGCACCATTATCACGGCAATGCATACCGATGAAATGGAAACTATTACCAATATAGATAGCATGAAAAAGATTAATAACTAA
- a CDS encoding flagellar hook assembly protein, with translation MDFPIGFMMGSINNVSSTEKKNNELATEDFLQIMAASIKMPSMPGESGGSSGGGETDYLAQLAQFNTLDQLTTVSETLNMNVLMTQQQQALSLLNKEVKVAGAESGFVTGTVDKVKFDQGYATIQIDGKDYTLNDILEVGEQA, from the coding sequence ATGGATTTTCCAATAGGTTTTATGATGGGATCAATCAATAATGTTTCGTCTACTGAAAAGAAAAATAATGAGCTTGCGACAGAAGATTTTCTACAAATCATGGCAGCATCCATAAAAATGCCTTCTATGCCAGGCGAAAGTGGTGGAAGCAGTGGTGGTGGAGAAACCGATTATCTAGCACAATTAGCTCAATTTAATACATTGGATCAGTTAACTACGGTTTCAGAAACGCTAAATATGAATGTCTTAATGACACAACAACAGCAAGCGTTAAGTTTATTAAATAAAGAAGTCAAGGTGGCTGGTGCAGAGTCAGGTTTTGTGACAGGAACTGTGGATAAAGTGAAATTTGACCAAGGATATGCAACGATCCAAATTGACGGTAAAGATTACACGTTAAATGATATTTTAGAAGTTGGTGAACAGGCTTAA